TCAGGCAGCGCCTGCGGGTTGCGATATGCCGACGACTGCAGTTGCACGATCCGCGCGGGCAAGCGCTCCGCGAGGCGCGGCACGATCGGCGTGTGATAGCCGCCCGAGGCCACCACCACCTGGTCCGCGGCGAAATCGCCCTGCGTCGTCGTGATGGCGTAGACGCCGTCGTCGCGCTGCCTGACGCGTTTGACTTCCGTGTGCTCCATCACCGGCGCATCGACCTGCGCAATGAAGCCGTCGAGGTACGCAATGATCTCGTCCTTCTTCATGAAGCCGTGCGGGTCGTCGCCGCGATACGGATAACCGGGCAACGCGCATTGCCAGTTCGGCGTGACCAGACAGAACGCGTCCCAGCGCTGCTCGCGCCACGTATGTGTCACCGTATTTTTCTCCACGACCAGATGGTCGATGCCGGCCTGCTTGAGGTAATAGCTGACCGACAGACCCGCCTGCCCGCCGCCGATGACGAGCACGCTGTAATGGCCCTCGGCGCGCGCGTGATGTGTTGGATTCGACATGATGCGTCCTCTGAAAGAATAAGCGCCTAGCTGAATTCGATAACCTTGACGGTCGCGTCGGGCCGATCGCGAAAGCGCGCCGCGTCGTGCTCGATCTGCGCAAGCTGATCCAGCGCCGCCGAGCATGCAAAGCCGTACTTCTCGCGCACCCGCTCGGACGCGATGCCGAGCGCCTGCCGCGAACGCTCGACGAAATCCTCCAGCGCGTAAGCGTGGCCCGGCGTGAAAAAATCGCCGATCACGAGCGAAGGCGAATAACAGTTCGCCTCGTCGCCATCGGGCCATTGAATGCGAAAGTGCATGACAGGCATCGTTAATCCTCGAATCAATGGGTAAGCAGCGCGCGCTTCGCGACGAAACGGCGGTACGCGTCCATATGACGCTGTGCGCTCGCCGTCCAGCTGAAGCGCGCGAGCAATGCGGGCACGGCATGCTCGAAGTCGATACCGCTCTCATTCAACGCACGCACGAGAGCCGCGGCGATCGACTTCGCGTCGAGAGGATCGGCCCAGCAGCAGGTGGTGTCGTCGAGATACTCGGTGAACGGCGCAATCGACGACACCACCACCGGCGTGCCGCTCGCGAGCGCCTCCAGCACGACGAGACCGAAGCCCTCGCGCAGGGACACCATCGACAGAACATCGGCGCTTCGAAACAGCGCGGGCATGACGGCGTCTTCGAGCGGCCCGGTCACCACCACGCTTTCATGCGGTCCGATGGAGAGGCCCAACTCGCTCGCCCGTTGCAGCAGCCGCCGGCTATAGGCGTCGTGGTCGAGCAGGCTCGCGCCACCGGCAATGACGAGTTGCGCTTGCGGCAAACCACTGCGCACGACGGCAAAAGCTTCGAGTAGCGCCAGCGTGTTCTTGCGCGCTTCGATTCCGCCCACTGCCAGCACTATCGGGCCGCCGTCCAGCCCGAAGCGCTGGAGAACCTGCGCGTCGTGTCGATCCGCCCGGGAAGAAAACCGCTGAACGTCCACGCCGTTCGGTACGGTGAACGCGTCAATGCGGTACTCCGCCTGCATTTCACGTGTCCACCTATCGCTCACACACAGCACCTCGTCCGCGTCCTGATATGCGCGGCGCTGCCAGGCCATCAGCCTCGGATCGTCGAAATGATCCAGGTGGTGCACCGTGCGCATGAAACCGTGAATGAGGCCTTGCGCTTTCAACTCGGCGAGTGCGTTGCCGCTGATACCGTCTTGCGCGTGCAGCACGTCGAACGCCGCGTCATGCCCGATCAACGCGCGCCGGAAGGCATCGATCCGCGCTTCGACCATTGCAACCGTATTGCCCTGCGCCAGAACGACAGGCGCATACACCACACGGCAAGGCGGCAGACGAAACAACGTCTCGCCGCGCGCGGCCGGCACGAACACTGTCACGTCGTGGCCGAGCGCGGTCAACGCCGACGCCAGTTCGAGCGTGTGCACCACACCGCCGCGCGGATTGACCGAATGCGTGAGCAAGGCGATACGCAGCGCGCTCATTTCACCTCATCCTTTCCGACAATGAACGGCTCACGCTGGAAGTCCCATAACGTGGCGACGTCATTCTGTCGATGCAGGACCACCTGGCTCGTTGCGTCAACGGAACCGATCACTGAGCATGCAAGCGAGCGGGCGTCGAACTTCGCCCGTACGGTCTCCACATGCTCGGGCCGCACGGACAGCAAATAACCGAAACTCGGAAACGCGGTCACCCATCGTTCGAGCGGCACACCCTCAGGCTTCGGAATGCACGCGAGATCGATCCGCGCCCCTACCTGCGAACATTCGAGCAGCATCAGCGCGGTGCCGAGCGTGCCCGCCATGCTGATATCCTTCGCGGCATCGCACAGACCGCCTTCGGCCAGTTGCGGCAGCAGTTCGAGGTCGGCGCGCAGACGTTCGGGCGGCGCCCCCACCGAAGCATTCCAGAACGGATACGGCTCTTCGAAGCGGCCGCGCAGATCGACCGCCATCATCAGGCTGTCGCCCGGTTTCGCGTTGAAGCTCGACAGCAGCGCCCTGGCGCGGCCGATAATCGATACCGCCAATTGCGCCGCCTCGCTGCGCGTATTCGTGTGGCCGCCGACAATCGGCACGCCGTACGCAACCGAAGCCGCCGCCATACCCGCCAGCACTTCCTCCGCAGCGCCAATGCCCTGGCTCCACAGCGCGTCCACCACTGCCAGCGGACGTCCGCCCATTGCATAGATATCGCTGACGTTCACCATCACGCTGCTATAGCCGGCGAACCAGGGCATCGCGCTCACGAAATCGCTGACCATGCCTTCGATCGCGAAGAGCAGATAGCCGTCGCCATCGGCGAGCGCGGCGCAGTCGTCGCCGAGCGCCACGGCCTGCGCGAGATCGCGCGTGCCGCGCGGCAAGCGCTTCGCCAGCGAGCCGACGACATCCACGATATCGGTCTTGTGGCGGAACCCGCGGCTTTCGCGCAAGCCGGCGACCAGATCGGCGACCGTCATGCCGCGCTCCGCTCACGCTCACGACGGCGCGACAGCGGCTGCGACTGCGTGACAAAGCCGCCATAAGGAGTCGCACACGGAGGATACCGGTCCAGCTGCGCCTGCATCAGATGATGCGGTCTGCCGAGCAGGGTTTCCTCCGCGAGTACGTCCCAATACATTGCGCGAAAGAGCGGCACATTCTGACTCTGCACATGCGCGAGGAACGTCTCGCAGCCGAGCGCATGCGCGCTGCTCACCGCGAGACGAATCAGCGTCGCGCCGATCTTTCCATGCCGGCGAAATGCCGCATGCACGGCGAGCCGCGAACCGAACCACACGTTGTCGTGATCGCGATGAATGCGCACGGTGCCGACCACCTGTTCCGGCATACCGCCGAGGCAACTCACCGCCACCAGTTGCTGCGCGTGCTGATCGATCTCGTCGCAATCATCGCCGATAAAAATGCCCTGCTCGATGCAGAAGACCGCGCGCCGCAACCTGAACGCCTCTTCGGCTTCCCAATTCAACGTGGTCCACTTGATACGGAATTCGCTCGGCGCATACGGCGCGAAACCCATGTCGCCGTCCAGCGCCTCACCTGCGATCGCTTCACCGAACATGATCACTCCTCGTACGACGACAGCGACGAACACGCGCCGCATTTACCGCAGCCCGCCTTGATATCGCTCGAACGCATGGCCGCGGCATTGAGCATGCCGCCAAGCGGCTGTAAAACCGACTTCATGAATTCGGGCGTGGGCGCCGGATGATCTTCGAGCGGCGTACCGCTAATCGGCACGAACGGCACGACGAACGGATAGACGCCGAGCTCGATCAACTCGCGCGACATCGCCAGAATCGCCTCGGCGCTGTCGCCTAGTCCCGCGAGAACATAGGTGCTGACCTGGCCGCGTCCGAATACCGCCACCGCGGACTTGAACGCTTCCATGTAGCGCGACAGCGGCACGCTCGCCTTGCCCGGCATGATGCGTTCGCGCAATTCGGGCGTCACGACCTCCAGGTGCATGCCGAGTGTGTCGATGCCGCTCGCTTTCATGCGCGCGAACCAGCGGTCGTCGTCCGGCGGCTCGCATTGTGCCTGGATCGGCAGATCGACCGCCGCCTTGATCGCAAACGCGCTCTCGCACAGAATCTGCGCGCCGCGATCCGGCGTGGGTGGCGTGCCGGTGGTCAGCACCATATGCTTCACGCCGTCGAGCAGCACGGCCGCGCGCGCCACTTCCGCCAGTTGCTCGGGCGTCTTGCGCGCAATCGTGCGGCCCGCCGCGAGCGACTGCCCGATCGCGCAGAACTTGCAGCTCTTGCGCCGGCTCTCATAGCGAATACAGGTTTGCAATACGGTAGTCGCCAGTACGTCCGCGCTATGCAATGTGGCGATATGCGAGTACGGCACGCCGTCGAGCGTCTGCATGCCGTAAAAACGCGGCGACTTCGGAAAGCTGATACTGGCAATCGGAATCGTGCCGCGCATCAGCGCACTCGAACCACTGGCATCCGGTGTTTGCGCGACGAACGGAGAGTGCCATGCGGTACTCGTATGCACGGGCACCATGATCGTCACGCCATCCACCGTCACCGCCTTGTGGTCCGACGGGCCCGCGCCGCCGCGCCGGCTCGCCGCGCCCGAATCTGGCGATACGAGCCGCAAACCGGCCGACTGCAATTCAGTCATCAATTGCCGGCTCTCTGCCGACAGCGGTTCGCTGGCGTTCATCGCATCCTCCTTCGGTTGAATTGAAATCGGCGCCCGGGACAACCGGCCACGCCTGCATCGGCGCCACGGTTTCCGCGGGCCGCCGGTTGATGGCGAGGCTCAGCAATTCGGGCCGCGCGTAATGTCCGACTGAATCCATCATGCGTTTGCGCTTGGTGATCAAGGCCATGTCGAGATCGGCGATCACCATGCCTTCGCCCTCGCGCAACGGCTCGGCAAGATGCTGGCCTTCCGGAGACACGATCGCGGTATTGCAGCCCCCGCGCAGCGCCCTCTGCAGATTCGTATCCGGAGTCACCGACGCAATCTGCGCTTCGCTCAGCCATCCCGTTGCATTGACGACGAAGCATCCCGATTCCAGCGCGTGATGGCGGATCGTCACCTCGATCTGGTCGGCGAAGATCGGCCCCACCAGCGAGCCGGGAAACTGGCTGCAATGAATCTCTTCGTGCTGCGTCATCAACGCATAACGCGCGAGCGGGTTGTAATGCTCCCAGCAGGCGAGCGCGCCCACGCGTGCCACCGCGGTGCGCGCCACCGTCAGCCCGGCCGCGTCGCCTTGCCCCCAGATCATCCGTTCATGAAACGTGGGAGTGATCTTGCGGCGCTTGAGTACGATCTGGCCATCCACGTCGAAGATCAATTGCGTGTTGTAAAGGCTGCCGTGATCGCGCTCGTTGACGCCGAGCACCACCACCATCCGATGCAAACGCGCCTGCTCGGCCACCGCCTGCGTCACGGGGCCCGGCACCACCACGGCCTCTTCGTAGAGTTTCATGTGATCGGCGCCGGAGGCGACGGGCGGCCGCACGAAAGAGAAGTACGGGTAATACGGCACGAAGGTTTCGGGAAATACGATCAGTTGCACGCCTTCGCGCGCCGCCTGTGCGATTGCCTCGCAGACCTTCTCGAGCGTGCCGCCGCTGCGCTCGAAGTCCGGTGCGATCTGGACCGCGGCGGCGCGCACGATGCGCTTGCCGGTCGATTTGTCGGACATGGTGGTCACTCGCCTTTCGTCAAACCGTCCAGGTGTGGATGACCAGCGCGTTGTCCTTGCGGTGAAGCAACTGGATGTCGAGCACGTCGAGTGGGCTGATGGGACGAATGCCTTCGATCAGCGAGGCTTCGCCGTGTCCGTACAGCGCCTGCAGTGCGAAGCGGCATGCGTAGACCTTGCCGCCTTCTTCCATGAACTTCGTCAGTTGCTTGTTGAAGTTCAGATGGCCGGGGAACGCTTCGTCGCCGAGCGTCGGAAAGCCGCGTTGCAGACCGAGCGTCACGCCCGGCCCGTAGAGCAATACCGATGTTTCGAAGCCCTTGCGTTGCAGGCGCGTGGCCTGCAGCAGATTGACGAAGCCGATCGAGCCTTCGAAGGCGACGGTATGAAACGTGACGAGCGCCTTCTCGCCCGGCTCGGCTTTCACGTCTTCAAAGACTTTCTCCTCATAGTCGACAAGGTAATCGCCTTTCTGATGCAGCGGTTTGTTGACGGCTGGCATGACACTCTCCGATCAGGTTTGCTAAGTAAAAGAAGGTGCGCGTTCAGGTACTGCGCGCTTCTTCCAATGCAACGGCCGTGCCATTGATCGGCCATGCCAATGCGATCAATCAGCAATCAATTCCGTCTCGATTCGAAATGCGACGTGAAAATTTTTTGGCGCGAAGGTTGCATACAGTCCGCTAATCCCGCGCAAACGCCTTTGGTGCGGCTTTACCGCACCAGCCATGTGCGATTTGCGCAGCCGAACGTGTCGGCGTGGTGCAGTCATTCACCACAGTCGATCAATCCGATCATTGATCGCATTCCGATGCGATCAGCTTTTTCAACACGAATAGAGACCTGAAGGCAATGAGCAGCCCGACACATCACTGGATCAAACGTCTTGCCGACATTCGCAAACCCGCCTACCTCGCGATTCCCGATCTGATCGAAGAAGATCTCGCCACCGGGCGGCTGCGTCCGCGCGACCGCTTGCCGGGCCTGCGCGATCTCGCCGAAGAGCTCGCGCTGAACTACACGACGGTGGCACGCGCCTACGCTGAAGCGCGCAAGCGCGGCCTGCTCGATTCGCGCGCCGGCAGCGGCACGTTCGTACGCGGCCGCACGGCCACCTTGCCGCTCGCGGGCGGCAGCAGCATCGAAATGTCGATGAACACGCCGCCCGAGCCGCCCGATTACGCCATGCGTCTGCGCGACTCCGCCGCGCGCCGGATGGCGGAGAGCGATCCTTATCAGTTGCTGCGTTATCAGGACTTCGGCGGCTCGGCGGCCGACAAGGATGCGGGCGCCGAATGGCTGAGGCGCCGGGTGCCGCATTGCGACGCGCAGAACGTGCTGGTGTGCCCCGGCATCCACAGCGCGCTGGTGGCGCTCGTCTCGCAGCTCGCGCGGCCCGGCGGCACGATCTGCCTCGATTCACTCGCCTACCCCGGCATCAAGGCAATCGCCGCGCAACTCGGTGTGCGTCTGCAAGCGCTGCCGCGCGACGACGAAGGGCCGCTCGCTCATGCCTTCGAAGCACTCTGCAAGACCGACAAGCCGAGCGCGTTCTATTGCAATCCGACGCTGCAGAATCCGAGCACGCTCACGCTCACGCATAAACGTCGCGAGGCGCTCGCCGACGTGGCGCTGCGCTACAGTGTGCCGATCATCGAAGACGACGCCTATGCAATGCTGCCGCAGAGCGCACCCGATGCGCTCGCGAGCTTCGCACCCGAACTGACGTACTACGTGACAGGTCTGTCGAAATGCTTCGGCGCGGGTTTGCGCGTCGCGCATCTGCATGCGCCGACACCGCGCCAGACACAGCGGCTGGCCGGCGCGTTGCGCGCCACCACGGTGATGGCAAGCTCGTACACAGTCCTGCTCGCGACGCAATGGATCGCGGACGGCACCGCCTCGGACATGCTCACCGCGATCCGCAACGAGTCGCGTGCGCGCCAGGCCATTGCCGCGCGCATGCTCGAAGCGTGGCCTTACGAAGCGCATCAGGACGGTTTTCATTTGTGGCTGCCGGTGCCGGTGGAAAGCGGCTGGAGCGCGTCGGAACTCGCCTTGCAACTGCGCAATCAGGGCATTGCCGCCGTGGCGGGTGCCGCGTTCTCCACCGACGGCAATCCGCCCAATGCCATGCGTGTATGCCTCGGCGGATCGAAAACGCGTGACGAATGCACAGAGGCGCTGCGCATCGTGGCGGAAACTCTGGACCATCCGCATCATCTGCATTCACCGGTGATGTAAGACGCGATCCGCCGCCTATTCAGCGCGGCGTTATCGTCGTACGAATACAACGCCTCACGACCCATCTTGCCGCCCCGCGGCACTGCGCCACACGCTGCTCTCACGGCGTTTTGTCAGCAATTGAAAGTATTTACCGCTCAAGTCTCGCGTGTTCAGGCCGTATACCGCAGGTGAGGCCCCCGCCTCACCAACTCCGGTTCACCGCTCACTCCGAAAGACTCCCGACATGTTCACCTCCATTCGCGCGCGCATCGTTGCCCTATGCGTCGCTATCGTCGTGGTGGCGCTTGCCGCCAACGCGGTTCTCAACTATGTCGTCGCCAACTCGTATAACGCCGAGGCCATCAATAGCAGCCTGACCGCGGTCGAAAGCGGACACGCGGCCGGCATCAGCGACTGGGTCGCCAGCAACAGCCAGATGATCAACTCGCTGCAGGACGCGGTGCTGCAACCCGATCCGTCCGCCGCACTGAAGCAGATCGCCGCGGCCGGCAAGTTCACCAACGTGTATGTCGGCTACGCAGACAAGACGGCGAAGTTCTCCGACCCGACCGGCATTCCGGCCGATTACGATCCGACCGGCCGTCCCTGGTACAGGCAGGCCGCCACGGCGGGCAAGCCGGTGGTGACGCCGCCATACGTGGACGTGGGCACGGGCAAGCTGGTGGTGGCATTCGCGGCGCCGGTGGTGCGCGACGGCGCGGTGAAAGGCGTGGTGTCGGGGGACGTTGCGATGGACAGCGTGATCGCCAACGTCAAGGCGATCCATCCGACGCCCGCAAGCTTCGGCATGCTGATCGATGCGAGCGGCCATATCGTCGCGCATCCGGATCCGAAACTGACCTTGAAACCGGTGTCCGATGTCGCGCCCGGCCTGACCGGCGACAAGCTCGCCGCTCTTTTTAGCGCAGACCGTCCGCTCGAAATGGACGTGAGCGGCAGCACCAAACTGATGCGCGCGCAAGCGATTCCGGGCACCGACTGGTACGCGGTCGTCGCACTCGACAAAGCCGAAGCGACTGCCGGCATGCGTTCGCTGCTGACCGCCTCGGTGATCGCGCTGATCGTGATCGCCGGCATCGCCGCCGCAGTCGTGGCGGCGGTCACCGCGGTGTCGTTCCAGCGTCTGTCGAAAGTGCGCGATGCGATGGACGCCATTGGCTCCGGCGAAGGCGATCTGACGCAACGCCTGCCGGCTGTCGGCAACGACGAAGTGGCGCAGATCGCGCGCTCGTTCAACACCTTCATCGACAAACTCAGCCGCGTGATGCGCCAGATTCGTGACGCCAGCGAATCGGTGCGCGTGGCCGCGAATGAAATCGCCGCGGGCAACGTCGATCTGTCGGGCCGCACGGAATCCGCTGCCGCGAGCCTGCAGCAAACCGCCGCCTCGATGGAAGAAATCACCTCGACGGTCACGCACTCGGCCAGCGCCGCGAAACAGGCCGACGATAGCGCCGTCTCCGCTTCGCAGGTCGCCTCGCGCGGCGGCGTGGTGATCTCCGAAGTGATTGCGACGATGGGCGAGATCCAGCATGCGTCGGTAAAAATCTCCGACATCATCGGCGTGATCGACGGCATTGCGTTCCAGACCAACATCCTCGCGCTGAACGCCGCGGTGGAAGCCGCGCGCGCGGGCGAACAGGGCCGCGGTTTCGCGGTGGTGGCCGGTGAAGTGCGCAGCCTCGCGCAACGCAGCGCGCAGGCAGCGAAGGAAATCAAGGCGCTGATCGAATCGACCGTGGCCAGCGTCTCGTCCGGTTCGGGCCAGGTGCGCCAGGCCGGCGAAACGATGACGGAGATCGTCAGCAACGTCGCCAACGTCACGACCATCATTTCCGAAATCACGCAGGCCGCCAACGAACAGACGCGCGGCATTCAGGAAGTCAACCGCGCGGTCAGCCAGCTGGACGAGATGGTTCAGCAGAATGCCGCGCTGGTCGAAGAATCGACGGCGGCCGCCGCCGCACTGCAAAGTCAGGCCGTGAGCCTTGCCGGCGCGGTGACGCAGTTCAAACTCGATTAAAAGCTACCGTTGGGACATTGCAGTGACGTTCTATAGAAATCTGAAGATCGCCGTCAAGTTGGCACTGCTCGGAGCGGTCTTGCTGGCCGCGACGATGATCGTGGGTCTGGAAGGCTGGCATGCATTGTCCCGAACGCATGCGCTGCAAATCGAGTCCGCTCGATCGCTCAGCCAGTATGCGCAAGCCGCCGATACGGCGCGCGTCGCGCAGGTCGAGTTCAAGAAGCAGGTGCAGGAATGGAAGGATCTGCTGTTGCGCGGCGCCGACCCGGCCGCCTTTGCGAAATACCGTGATGCCTTCAACAAGGAAAGCGGCACGACGCACGCTGCCCTGCTGAACCTGAAAGACCAGTTGAGCGCAGTGGGCGCCAACGTGGACGGTGTCGACAAGGCGCTCGCCACGCATGCCTCGTTGCAGGACAGCTACCTCGACGCGCTCAGGCACTACGACGCCGCCGATCCGAACACCGCGCACGTGGTCGACGGCCTCGTGAAGGGCATCGACCGCGCGCCAACCGCCGCTATCGACGACATCGTCGCCGCCGTGATGCAGCAGGCGCATGACTCCAGCGTACGGACGAGCGAAGTCGCCGAACATGCGTACACGATCGCGACCGTATTGTTGCTGTCGGTCGTCATCGGTTCGCTCGGCGTCGGTGCTTTCGCGGTCTGGTTCTTGAGCCGCAGTATCACGGTGCCGGTCAGACAGGCGGTGGGCGTCGCGCAGGCGGTCGCAGCGGGCGATCTGCGCGCGGACGTGCCCGTGGTAAGCCGCGACGAAACGGGCCAGTTGCTCGTCGCGCTCAACGACATGAATCAGCGCTTGCGGCATATCGTCAGCGAGATTCGTGAAGGCGCACACACGATTTCGTCGGCCACGCAGGAAATCGCCGCCGGCAACCTCGACCTCTCCGCACGCACCGAACAGCAGGCGGCCTCGCTCGAAGAAACCGCCGCGTCGATGCAGCATTTCACCGACTCGGTTCAACGCAACGCCGCCAACGCACGCGAAGCCACGACGCTCGCGCAAACCGCCGCGCATGCCGCGCGTGAAGGCGGCGCGGTCATGACCGACGCGGTGCGCACAATGGGCCAGATCGACGCGGCGTCCAAGCGCATTGTCGACATCATCGCGGTGGTGGAAGCTATCGCGGCGCAGACCAATATCCTCGCACTCAACGCCGCGGTCGAAGCGGCGCGCGCCGGTACGCAGGGGCGCGGTTTCGCGGTGGTCGCAAGCGAAGTGCGCAGTCTCGCGCAACGTTCCGCCGACGCCGCGCGCGAGATCAAGACGCTGATCCGCGAGTCGGTCGCCACGATCGAAGCCGGCACGCAACTGATCAATCGCGCGAGCAACACAATGGACGGCGTGGTGGAAAGCGCCGGCAGCGTGACGCGCATTGTCGAGTCGATCGCGACGGCGAGCGTCGATCAGGCAACGGGTATCGCGGAAGTCAACGACGCCGTCACGCAAATGGACCAGGTGACGCAAAGCAATGCGGCGCTCGTCGAGCAGGCGGCAGCCGCAGCCGACGCCGTGCAAAGCAAGGCATCGGGGCTCGTGCAAAGCGTGAGTTTCTTCAGACTGGGCGCCACGGCTTGACGCATCGGCGCCGTGCCCGTCGCGCGGCGCCCGCGGTGTGTGGATGAAGCAACGCGCCGCTTACGACTCGAAGTCGAGTCCGCCGATCAAGGCGACCGGCTCGGCCTGCGTATGCGAGACAAAGTCCAGTTCGCGCGCACGGTTCCAGGCCGCGAGCTTGCGCGGCAGCGCGGCCAGATAGCCCGCGAAACGCGCCGGCCCTTCGGCGCCCATCAGTCTCTCGATTTCGTCGCTGTCCCAGGTCAGATACAGATTCAGCGGATGCGGGTACAGTCCCATGTCTTCGATCGGCGCTGCATGAATCCGCACGCGGGTGGGATGCCCGTGGCCGCCGTAGGGCAGTACTTCGGTATGCACGGTGGTGGCGAAACACGCGGCAAGAGCCTCTGCAATGCGAGGCGCGAACTGTTTATCGAAACGGGCGGCACTCTCCGGACGCATCCATGTCTCCAACTTTATGCGTAATGTGCCGAATATCCTAGCATGCGGTCAGGCGCGCGCTTCTCGTGTATCCGCGCGGCTTCGCGCCGCACTGTTGTATCAAACCGTCTTCAGCATGCGCGGCCTCGCTTCGCTCAATCCGGCCGCCGGCTCGGGGACCGCGTCGGGTACATCGGCGCCCTTCTCGGTGCGCATGGACAGATAGCGCAAACAGCACACCCGCAGGAATGACGCGAAGTTGGTCGGCAGCTCGCCGCGCAGCGCGATCAATTCATCATAGAGCTGCACGGCGAACTGACTGGTCGTCATGTTCTCGCGCGCGGCGATTTCGTGCAGCACGTCCCAGAACAGATTCTCCAGCCGGACCGTGGTGATCACGCCGTGAATGCGCAACGAGCGCGTGCGCGATTCGTACAGGATCGGATCGGCGTTGATGTATATCCCACACATGGCGTTACTCCCGGTTTTCAGGCAGGTGTGCCGTGGCGCTCTTCATGCAGCCACGGCACGCCGCCCCTTCGTCAACATACGCCGGCATCCGCCGCCCGACAATCGCATCGAACCCGAACGCCGCCCTACCCCGTCGAATCGCGTTACACCGCGCGTTTATTCATCTGCGCCGCAATGTGATCGGCCTGCCGGATCGCCAGCGTCACGATCGTCATGGTGGGATTTTCCGCCGCGCCGGTGGTGAACTGGCTGCCGTCCGAAATAAACAGATTCGACACTTCATGCGTCTGGCCGAAACTGTTGCATACGCCGTCTTCGGCGCGAGCACTCATGCGGGCAGTGCCCAGGTTGTGCGTGGACGGATACGGCGGCACGCGATACACCGTCTTCGCACCTGCCGCCTCGTACACCGCCGTACCCTGCCTGAACGCGTGCTCGCGCATCGCTTCGTCGTTCGGATGGTCGTCGAAATGCACGTTGGCGACCGGCTGGCCGTATTGATCCTTCACGTCGGTATTCAAGGTCACACGGTTACTTTCGCGCGGCATATCCTCGCCGACGATCCACATGCCCGCCGTGTACGGGTATTGATCCATTGCCTGGGTAAATGTCGCCCCCCACGCACCCGGATCGAGAAAGGCCGCGTAAAACGGCAGACCGAGCGATATGGTCTCCATGTGATAGCCGCCCGCGAAGCCGCGCTGCGGATTGAATACCGCTTCGTCTTCGATGATCCCGGCCATCGTGGTGCCCTTGAACATCTCCACCTTATCGTTGAACACGGCGTAAACCGAGCCCGTGGTGTGACGCATATAGTTGCGCCCCACCTGTCCCGAGCCGTTCGCGAGCCCTTGTGGGAATCTGCTCGAATGCGAGTTCAACAGCAGGCGCGGCGTCTCGATCGAGTTGCCGGCCACCGCGACGATGCGTGCCTTTTGCCGCTGCAATTTGCCGTTGCCGTCGTAGTAGAGCACCTCCTTCGCTTTACCGCGCGCATCGGTTTCAATACGCA
This genomic stretch from Paraburkholderia dioscoreae harbors:
- a CDS encoding aminotransferase-like domain-containing protein — its product is MSSPTHHWIKRLADIRKPAYLAIPDLIEEDLATGRLRPRDRLPGLRDLAEELALNYTTVARAYAEARKRGLLDSRAGSGTFVRGRTATLPLAGGSSIEMSMNTPPEPPDYAMRLRDSAARRMAESDPYQLLRYQDFGGSAADKDAGAEWLRRRVPHCDAQNVLVCPGIHSALVALVSQLARPGGTICLDSLAYPGIKAIAAQLGVRLQALPRDDEGPLAHAFEALCKTDKPSAFYCNPTLQNPSTLTLTHKRREALADVALRYSVPIIEDDAYAMLPQSAPDALASFAPELTYYVTGLSKCFGAGLRVAHLHAPTPRQTQRLAGALRATTVMASSYTVLLATQWIADGTASDMLTAIRNESRARQAIAARMLEAWPYEAHQDGFHLWLPVPVESGWSASELALQLRNQGIAAVAGAAFSTDGNPPNAMRVCLGGSKTRDECTEALRIVAETLDHPHHLHSPVM
- a CDS encoding methyl-accepting chemotaxis protein codes for the protein MFTSIRARIVALCVAIVVVALAANAVLNYVVANSYNAEAINSSLTAVESGHAAGISDWVASNSQMINSLQDAVLQPDPSAALKQIAAAGKFTNVYVGYADKTAKFSDPTGIPADYDPTGRPWYRQAATAGKPVVTPPYVDVGTGKLVVAFAAPVVRDGAVKGVVSGDVAMDSVIANVKAIHPTPASFGMLIDASGHIVAHPDPKLTLKPVSDVAPGLTGDKLAALFSADRPLEMDVSGSTKLMRAQAIPGTDWYAVVALDKAEATAGMRSLLTASVIALIVIAGIAAAVVAAVTAVSFQRLSKVRDAMDAIGSGEGDLTQRLPAVGNDEVAQIARSFNTFIDKLSRVMRQIRDASESVRVAANEIAAGNVDLSGRTESAAASLQQTAASMEEITSTVTHSASAAKQADDSAVSASQVASRGGVVISEVIATMGEIQHASVKISDIIGVIDGIAFQTNILALNAAVEAARAGEQGRGFAVVAGEVRSLAQRSAQAAKEIKALIESTVASVSSGSGQVRQAGETMTEIVSNVANVTTIISEITQAANEQTRGIQEVNRAVSQLDEMVQQNAALVEESTAAAAALQSQAVSLAGAVTQFKLD
- a CDS encoding methyl-accepting chemotaxis protein, whose protein sequence is MTFYRNLKIAVKLALLGAVLLAATMIVGLEGWHALSRTHALQIESARSLSQYAQAADTARVAQVEFKKQVQEWKDLLLRGADPAAFAKYRDAFNKESGTTHAALLNLKDQLSAVGANVDGVDKALATHASLQDSYLDALRHYDAADPNTAHVVDGLVKGIDRAPTAAIDDIVAAVMQQAHDSSVRTSEVAEHAYTIATVLLLSVVIGSLGVGAFAVWFLSRSITVPVRQAVGVAQAVAAGDLRADVPVVSRDETGQLLVALNDMNQRLRHIVSEIREGAHTISSATQEIAAGNLDLSARTEQQAASLEETAASMQHFTDSVQRNAANAREATTLAQTAAHAAREGGAVMTDAVRTMGQIDAASKRIVDIIAVVEAIAAQTNILALNAAVEAARAGTQGRGFAVVASEVRSLAQRSADAAREIKTLIRESVATIEAGTQLINRASNTMDGVVESAGSVTRIVESIATASVDQATGIAEVNDAVTQMDQVTQSNAALVEQAAAAADAVQSKASGLVQSVSFFRLGATA
- a CDS encoding DUF5594 family protein, translating into MRPESAARFDKQFAPRIAEALAACFATTVHTEVLPYGGHGHPTRVRIHAAPIEDMGLYPHPLNLYLTWDSDEIERLMGAEGPARFAGYLAALPRKLAAWNRARELDFVSHTQAEPVALIGGLDFES
- a CDS encoding ribbon-helix-helix domain-containing protein, encoding MCGIYINADPILYESRTRSLRIHGVITTVRLENLFWDVLHEIAARENMTTSQFAVQLYDELIALRGELPTNFASFLRVCCLRYLSMRTEKGADVPDAVPEPAAGLSEARPRMLKTV